One window of the Tachyglossus aculeatus isolate mTacAcu1 chromosome 12, mTacAcu1.pri, whole genome shotgun sequence genome contains the following:
- the SLC25A4 gene encoding ADP/ATP translocase 1, producing MGDHAMSFLKDFLAGGVAAAVSKTAVAPIERVKLLLQVQHASKQITAEQQYKGIIDCVVRIPKEQGFLSYWRGNLANVIRYFPTQALNFAFKDKYKQIFLGGVDRHKQFWRYFAGNLASGGAAGATSLCFVYPLDFARTRLAADVGKGAAQREFNGLGDCLTKIFKSDGLKGLYQGFSVSVQGIIIYRAAYFGVYDTAKGMMPDPKNVHIVVSWMIAQTVTAVAGLVSYPFDTVRRRMMMQSGRKGGDIMYKGTVDCWRKIAKDEGSRAFFKGAWSNVLRGMGGAFVLVLYDEIKKYV from the exons ATGGGGGATCATGCCATGAGCTTCTTAAAGGACTTTCTGGCCGGAGGCGTCGCGGCCGCCGTGTCCAAGACCGCAGTGGCCCCCATCGAGAGAGTCAAACTGTTACTgcag GTCCAGCACGCCAGCAAGCAGATCACCGCAGAGCAGCAGTACAAGGGCATCATCGACTGCGTGGTGCGAATCCCCAAGGAGCAGGGCTTCCTGAGCTACTGGAGGGGGAACCTGGCCAACGTCATCCGCTACTTCCCCACCCAGGCCCTCAACTTCGCCTTCAAGGACAAGTACAAGCAGATCTTCCTGGGCGGCGTGGACCGCCACAAGCAGTTCTGGCGCTACTTCGCCGGCAACCTGGCCTCGGGGGGTGCGGCCGGGGCCACCTCGCTCTGCTTCGTCTACCCGCTGGACTTCGCCCGAACCCGGCTGGCCGCCGACGTGGGCAAGGGCGCTGCCCAGCGCGAGTTCAACGGGCTGGGGGACTGCCTCACCAAGATCTTCAAGTCGGATGGCCTCAAAGGCCTCTACCAGGGCTTCAGCGTGTCCGTCCAAGGCATTATCATCTACAGGGCTGCCTACTTCGGTGTATATGACACCGCCAAGG GGATGATGCCAGACCCCAAGAACGTGCACATCGTGGTCAGCTGGATGATCGCTCAGACGGTGACGGCGGTGGCCGGGCTGGTGTCCTACCCCTTCGATACCGTCCGGCGGAGGATGATGATGCAGTCGGGACGCAAAGGGG gAGACATCATGTACAAAGGCACGGTGGACTGCTGGAGGAAGATCGCCAAAGACGAGGGGTCCAGAGCCTTCTTCAAGGGGGCCTGGTCCAACGTGTTGCGGGGGATGGGCGGCGCCTTCGTGCTAGTTTTGTACGACGAGATCAAGAAATACGTCTGA